TCACACTGACCGTGGGGGTGATCGCCGCCAGGTCGGTCAGGTTGCCTTCGCCCACGTCGGCGCGGGTCGGCGTGACCAGTGTGTACGGAATCGAAAGCGGTTGGGGCACATAGTTCGTGCCGGTATATCCCAGGCCGGAAATGGTGAAGGTGCCGTCACGCGTCACGCCCGACAGTGTGACCTGCTGCGGCACATCCCAGTTGTCCGGCGTAAAGAACAGGGTCCGTGCCTCGTTGGCGCCGTAATCGAACGTCGCCCATACGCCCGAGTCGAGCAACAGGGGGACATGCTCGGGCACGCTCGTCGGGTAGTCCGGTTCGCTGCTCAGGCGGACCTGGAATGTTGCGTTGCCGGTCCTGGGATCGACATATAACGGGTTGGCCGCGGTCACCGGCCGTCCCGATGCGTCGCTGACGACTGCGCCCTGCCGGTAAGCGCCGCTGTCGGCGATCGAGAGCGTGGCCATGGTCGTCGAGCCGAGCGTGTAGTCTTGTCCGCCGGCGACGCCCTCGAAGCTCGACGTCGACAACGCGATTTGAATCGACTCGGCCTGCTCCGCGATGGCATCGGGCCGGGCGAGAAAATAGATGCGCCCGGTCTGCTCCTTGTCGGGGATGATGATGCCCTTTTGTTCCGTGAAGGGGTCGTTCGACACCTTGCGGAAAGTCGAGCCGAGATAGTCGGTCCCCCACAGGGCCGTGCCGCCCGTGACGTTGTAAGTCACCCACAGCCCGAGCGGGTTGTCGACCGGCCGGTCGAGCCGGACGTCGACATACCCGATTTGTGGCGCGGCGTTCTCGATGCGCATGGCGCGCGACAGCCCCAGGGCGTTGCCGACCGGGGACGAGTCGTACTCGATGCGCCCCTCGTCGGCCGGCTGCTCGAAGGTCCAGTACCCGGCCAGCCCCGGTTCGGTGCCCGTCAAAGGTGTCAGCATCGATTCTTGGAGATCGGCCTGCGTGCGTGCGAGGTTCCAGACCCGGATTTCGTCGATCGCACCGGCGCCCCCCGCGGCGGGCAACAGCGAGCTGTTCAAGAAGTTCAGGTTCACCGGCTCGACGAGCTTCAGATTCAAGAAGGCCGGCGCCGCGTCGGGCACTTCGGCCACGCTCACGCCATTAACGAACAGTTGCAGCCGGGCCCCGTTGAAAACGACGGCCACGTGGTTCCACGCATCGGCGTTCAGCACGTCGGGCGCGGTCACGTCGAAGTTGGTCTCCGGCACGCTCACGCCGTTGCGGCTCAACGTCATGCGCAACCCGGTGTTGCCCACGCGCAGGAGCTGATAGGCTCCGCCATAGTTCCAGATCACGCCGTCGGTGAGGCCCGGTTTCGGATAGACCCAGGACTCCATGGTGAACTGCCCTGCGGTCGCCAGCCCCAGGGGTGCCGTCAGGTTGCCGTACGCGTTCGTGCCGCGCGACGTGTCGATGGCCTGGCCGAAGCCGGCGATGGTCGTGCCGTAACCGAAGCCCTCGGCCAGATGGACCACGCTGTCCAGGGTCACGCGCGGCAAGACGTGGTTGAACGTGACGGTGTAGCCCGTGCCCGGCGCCGCAGGCAGCGAGGCCAGCGCGAGCGAATAGCTGCCTCCGGGTGAGCCATTCAGGTCAAACCGAATCGAGTTCGTTGCCGCGTCGAACGTCGCTGGCAGGCTGGTGCCTCCGGCGCGCGTTAAGGTCGCCGTGAGCAAGGTGTTCGCCGCCGCGCCGGCCGGCAACTGCACGACGACCTGCGAACCATTCGAGCCGCGCGAGGGCAGCGTGAAGTCGTACACGTCGCTGTCCGCCGAGGCGCCCAGAGCGCTGCCGGGCTCGTAATAGCTGCGCAACAAGCCCGACACCGACGTGCTGGGGCGAGCGCCGCCAATGACGCCCAGACTTTGGCCCGACGGTCCCGAGCGGAAGTAATCGGCCTCGGTCAAATCGGTCGCCGCCGCCACGACGGGATAGCTCTCGACAAAAAACTGGTACCCGGTGCCACCTTGCAGCTCGGGCGAGTTGAACGTGAGCGTGTGCGTGCCGGCGGCCTCGTTGGTTCGGGTCCACGTCAAGCGATTGTCGCTTACGGCCGGAGCCAGCGAGTAGGTGCTGGTGCTCAAGACCGGATTGCCGATCGTGCTCGCGCCGGCATCAGCCACGAGCGTGGCAAACATCACTCCGCCGCTGGTCGCCAGGTCATAGCGCAGCTCTTCGTGCGGATCGTTCAAATAGGTGCCCGCCGCGGCCGAACCTTCGATCCGGCCGGCGGCGTAACTGGTCCGACCGGCAGCGACGGTGCCCATCGCGATCACGGCCGGATCGCTGCCCAGCGGCTTGGTGATATCGGGCGCGCCCGGCTCGTTCGGAAAATCCTGCAGCACAGCCTCGTAGGTGTACGAAACGCCCGTGCTGCCATTGCCCAACAGCAGACCAAAGAGCACGGGCGTGCTCCCCAACACCAGGTCGTACGCGCCGGCCCCGAGGCCGTTGAGCGAGAACTCGATCGTGTCGTTCGCGACCGCCGTGGCCCCATAAGTGCCGGAGCCATCGACGCGAGCCAGGCTGGTGAAAGGCGCCAACAGGTCGCCCAGACCGAGGCGGGAAAACAGGTTTCCGCCGCTGGCGCTCGTCGTCACCAGCGCCTGGCCATTGGCGCCCGACGGCGTGAGCTTGACGCGAATCTTTCCCGACGCATTGCCGCTCTCGGCCAGTTGAAAGCGAATCTGGTCGTAGTCGAAGTTGCCCGAAAACGTCGATTGCAGGCCGCCGATGATCGTGACCGCCGGCCGATCGAACGTCCCCAGAGTGCCCGCGTCCAATTGGCTCACCGAGGTGTCGAACCGGCCCGCGCCTTCGTCGATCAAGCTCGCCGCGGCGAGCAACTGGCGAATTTCGAGTTGCTCCGTGCGAAGGGTTTGGCGCCGGCGGTGCGAGGAGGCGTTTCGCGGTCGGCCGCGATGCTGCGCGCAAGATCGATGGCGTGACCGCATTTCTTCACCTCCAGGCCGGTTGCGCTCCTCGTGGTCCGGTCACCAGTTGGTCGACGGCGGACACTCACGTGGGCGAATTGGTTAGCTCGGCTTCCCGCGAATCGTTCCCCGGGAAGGCTCTCGTCCGGAAGGAGTAATGCAGAAGGCGGCGCGACTTAACGCGGCCGCGCGAAAAGACCCGGCCACCGTGCCCCAAACCGTCGCGTTGTCGCGGCTTACGGCGCGGAGACGCCGGGACGGATGATGCGCCATTCGCTCAACGCAAATACGCGCTCGGGCGAAGTTCCGAGCGTCCCCTCGATGCCGGTCAGCAGCTCGAGGCGAAACGCCGTGGCCCCGGCGAAGGGGCCATGCGCAAAGATGCGATAATTGCACTGGGGCACGGCCTGCGAAGGCTCGACGTCGATCGTCCCATCGTCGCGCCAAGTGGCCGTCAATCCGGGCGGCTCGAAGCGCACCTGTTGCGGCACGATCCACGTCCAATGGACCTTCGCGCTCGCCAGCGCAGGTTGCGGATCGGTCGTATAAGACAGACGAAAACGCCCTGCCTTGTGGAACCATGCCGACGTGTTGTGCATCAACTCGAACACCAGATCGTCTGCCACCAGGGGCTCGGCGGGAAACGCCGCGACGGCTTGATCCTGGCCGGCCGCCTCGTCTTTGACGAGCCAGAAGCTGGTGCCGCGCATGGCGCCGTCGATCAACTCGCTGCTGTGATGCAACGGGCCCGCGAGGTCGAACGACGCCTCGGTCCGTGCCAAAGGTACGACATCCGTGGGCACCGGAGGCGCCGGAGGTGGATACGCCAAGACTCCGAACTCGGTCAGGTGCACGTCGCCTCGGACGTCGTCAACGAAACTCAGTATGCCACTCGGACCACACAGCAAGTCGAGCCGAAAGCCGGTCACGCCACGATAGTCGCCCGCGGCCAACACGATGTAGTCGTCTGGCACGTTGGCACTTCCCGAGACGCGAATCGTGCATCCATCGGTCTCGACCGCGGCCTCCGACGCGGCGTCCGTCGTGCGCACCTCTTGCGGCCGCACGGGAACCCATTCGATGTTGGTGCGGGTCACATCCGGATCGGGCGCCGTCGTGTACGAGATGCGAAACCGCCGGGGTTTGAACCCGAGGTAGCCGCCGCCGTCGTTTTCCAATTCGAACAGCAGTTGCTCGGCCGTCAGCGGAGCGACGGTCTGAAACACGGCTGCTTGCGGTCGATCCTGCTGGCCCTGTACCGACCAGCCGGCCGAATGACGCACGCCGTCGATCGCGCCGCTCACCGAATACTCGTCATGGCGCGACTCGTACGTGGCCGAGGCATTTTTCAAGTCGACGTAGGATCGGTTCAGCGAACGATGCAACGCGGCCAGGCGGCTCGTGGCGACCTGGGTCCCGGGCGCACCGCGATGTTCGCCGCGTTGCCAGAGCAGCAACCCACCAAGCGCTGCCGCGAGGCCCACGGCGACCCAGGGCCAAAGTCGCCGGTTGCCGGTCGATCGGATCTGCAGCAGTTGCTCGCGCACCACGTCGGCACTGGCGGGCCGTTGCCCGGGTTCGCGGCGCAGTAGGCGGAGGACCAAGGCGTCGACCTGGCGATTGCCGCGCTGTCCGCGCGACGGCGGCTCATAGTCGATTGCGGGCAAGTGGCCCGTCAAGGCTTCGTAAAACACCACTCCCAACGCATAGAGATCGCTGCGGGGGTCAGGATCGCTGGCTCCCTTGAACTGTTCCGGCGCCATGTAATTCGCCGAGCCGAGCACCTGGCCAGAGTGCGTGAGCCTGGGCGACGGGAACCCTTCGGCGGCAACCATCTTGGCGATGCCGAAGTCGGCAATTTTCACCATGCCCGCGGCGTCGAGCAGAATATTCTCGGGCTTGATATCGCGATGCACGATGCCCTGGCGATGGGCAAACGCCAGCCCTTCGCACACCTGTTCGACGAGCTGCATGGCCTCGTCGAGCGGCAAGGGCCCCGACGCGAGACGTTGCCTCAGGCTGCCGCCGGGCACGTATTCCAGCAACAAGCAAAAGAATCGCTCGACTTGCCGGACGTCGTATACGGCAACAATCCGCGGATGCTGCAGTCGGGCCAGCAATTGGGCTTCGCGCAGCAGGCGCTGTCCGGCGAGCGGCTCGTCGTCGTCAAGCGGAATGACCTTCAGCGCGATCTCGCGCTCGAGGCCGGGCTGGTAGGCGCGATAAACGGCTCCCGTGCCGCCTATGCCCAACAGCTCACCCACTTCGAGATCGGCAAACCAGCCCGAGACCACCTGCGATGAGACTACCGGCACGGCGCTGGAGCGTTCCGCGCGGCTGCGGACCGCTTCGAGTCCCAGCCGGACCAGGCACGCGGGGCACTGACCGAACGGAGTCTCCCCGGTCATCACCCCGCCACACGTGCGGCATCGGACCCGAGGCGATTCGACGCCCATCGCTGCGCCACCCTAGTTCACAGCGACCGCAAGCAGGATCTGCTCGAGCTCGTCTTCGATTTGGTCAGGATGCGCAACCGTCCGAGCAACCTCTTCGCGCAGCAGCTTGCCATAGCGCCGCCGCAGACGGCCCAAGGCCATCGAGAACGCCGCTTCCGTCAATCCCAGCCGCGCACGGCATTGATCGCGATCCGGACGCCGATCATCGGTCAAGAACGGCAACAGCGATTCGCACCGTGCCTGGTTGCCGGCGCGGGCATACTCCGCGTGCAACCGCTGCAACGTCACCTGCAGCAAGGTCATGGCCCAACCGTGGTCGAATTGGCGGTCCGGCGTCCAGTTGCAAACCAGTGCCTGCTCATACCGGGCCTCGGCCTCGAGCGGATCGAGCGATAGCAGCGCCGAGCTTGGATGCCGCTTCTTGGCACGCGTACGGCGATGCTCGCGGGCGCAAAACTGGCGCAAGGCGACGCGGAGAAACGTACGGAATCGCCCCCGCTCGCGGTCGGCGCGCCGCAGCAGGTCGGCCGCCACGATCCAGGCCAAGAACGACTGCACGAGATCTTCGGCATCGTGCGTCGAATACCCGCCGCGGCGCAGATCGGCATAGAGCGGGAACCAGTACTGCTGACAAAGCAGCGCCAGGCTGTCCGAATGCCCAGCGCCTCCCTGGCGAGCGTCGGAAACGAGTGACCAGTCGGTCGTTACGAACTGGTTACTCGCGCCGGCGGCGGACGCAGCTTTATCAAGCGGTCGGCGGGTCGCGAGATCGGTCGGCATCGTGCACTGGTCGTGGTGGGAAGCAAACACCTCTACCTTTGAGCCGTTCCTCGATACCCAAAAGGTGGTAGAGGGCCCGCGCTCCCCTGATCATGGCGCGGAGTTCCGGCCGGTAACATGGGCATTTTAAGTCGGCCGGCGCGCCACCGCCAGCAATTGGCATGAACCGCCAAACGGCCACCTGCCGCATACAGCTTTGGGGGCAATCCGACCGGTGCACACCCCGGACGACGGCTCCGACCTGTTGCGCGGAGAATCGCGAGCAAGTCAGAGCACCCGGATGCCGCCGGCAAAGAGCGCGCCGGCAAGCGCAAAAGCAGGTACCCCCTAGGGGAGTCGAACGAATTGACTTAAACGCTGATCGCGTCGAGGGTTGTCACAACAGCATAGTTAGCAGCGCTGCAGAATCCGGTGCAACTGCCATGTGGTTTAGGCTGGCACTCGAATTCCAGGACTACTTGGAGGACCTACGATCCATCATTGTCGCATGGCCCAAGCTGTCCTACTCGACTCGTGCCGAAATCTTGCAGAGGGTCCAACTGGCGGAATAGGAGCACCTGGCTGATCGTCCAATGCACCGTCCGCATCGTCCGCATCGTCCGCAACCCTGATAGGGGCACGTCCGTCGTCGCTGCGCTTGGCGCTCATTCAAGGGGCGTCGCGGCGGTCGCGCCTGTGCCTTGGCTGCGGTTGCAACCGAGCCATGGACTTACCGAGGCCCCCTGGCGCCCCCAACGCCAGCCGCTGTGCACATATGGTTACCTTCGCTCGCAGTTTTTACGATTTTCAAGCGACCTATTGCGATCGAAAAAGTGGCACGTTAGATTCTTCGCAACGGTACGGTTCCTGGGCTGGGTGCCGCTAGTGAGGCAGACTTCAATTCACGGTTCGCAGCGCCGCTACCTGCGTCAGTCGGTAGCTGCCGCATCTTTGCCGTGACTCGCTCGATCGGTTGGACCAGTGCTTTTGCGCTGGATTCGACCGTTCCTTAGCCATGCTAGTTCCCGCCGGCAGTCTTTTGCCTCGGGCCATCGTTGAACTTAGGGGAACCGAAATGCCGCGTACCAGCGCCGCTGCAATCGTGATTGTCTGCCTGCTTGCTGACTCGATCGCCTTTGGGCAGCTTTCGTTCCAAGGGCTTGGGTTTCTTGACCAGCCAGGGCATTCCAAAGCGTTCGCCATTTCCGCTGATGGCACGACCGTTGTCGGCCAAAGCATGCAATATCCACCACCATTGGATTACAGCTATGAGGAAGGATTTCGCTGGACTGAAGGCGGCGGG
This window of the Pirellulales bacterium genome carries:
- a CDS encoding serine/threonine protein kinase, encoding MTGETPFGQCPACLVRLGLEAVRSRAERSSAVPVVSSQVVSGWFADLEVGELLGIGGTGAVYRAYQPGLEREIALKVIPLDDDEPLAGQRLLREAQLLARLQHPRIVAVYDVRQVERFFCLLLEYVPGGSLRQRLASGPLPLDEAMQLVEQVCEGLAFAHRQGIVHRDIKPENILLDAAGMVKIADFGIAKMVAAEGFPSPRLTHSGQVLGSANYMAPEQFKGASDPDPRSDLYALGVVFYEALTGHLPAIDYEPPSRGQRGNRQVDALVLRLLRREPGQRPASADVVREQLLQIRSTGNRRLWPWVAVGLAAALGGLLLWQRGEHRGAPGTQVATSRLAALHRSLNRSYVDLKNASATYESRHDEYSVSGAIDGVRHSAGWSVQGQQDRPQAAVFQTVAPLTAEQLLFELENDGGGYLGFKPRRFRISYTTAPDPDVTRTNIEWVPVRPQEVRTTDAASEAAVETDGCTIRVSGSANVPDDYIVLAAGDYRGVTGFRLDLLCGPSGILSFVDDVRGDVHLTEFGVLAYPPPAPPVPTDVVPLARTEASFDLAGPLHHSSELIDGAMRGTSFWLVKDEAAGQDQAVAAFPAEPLVADDLVFELMHNTSAWFHKAGRFRLSYTTDPQPALASAKVHWTWIVPQQVRFEPPGLTATWRDDGTIDVEPSQAVPQCNYRIFAHGPFAGATAFRLELLTGIEGTLGTSPERVFALSEWRIIRPGVSAP
- a CDS encoding RNA polymerase subunit sigma-24, which produces MPTDLATRRPLDKAASAAGASNQFVTTDWSLVSDARQGGAGHSDSLALLCQQYWFPLYADLRRGGYSTHDAEDLVQSFLAWIVAADLLRRADRERGRFRTFLRVALRQFCAREHRRTRAKKRHPSSALLSLDPLEAEARYEQALVCNWTPDRQFDHGWAMTLLQVTLQRLHAEYARAGNQARCESLLPFLTDDRRPDRDQCRARLGLTEAAFSMALGRLRRRYGKLLREEVARTVAHPDQIEDELEQILLAVAVN